One genomic segment of Oleidesulfovibrio alaskensis DSM 16109 includes these proteins:
- a CDS encoding aspartate aminotransferase family protein, with protein MAPQFCTTPVPVPPVHTGYRHIATPLPVPESLALLEEMRACEPRSVDCQPPLVWHGAQGVQVYDPYGNIWLDFTSGVLVTNIGHCQPEMVQAARAELDAHRFFSYCFATEPRIRLARRLVDMLQPHIGTACKAFIMSTGSEATENALKLARAHGRSLHPEKNVIVSFDRAFHGRTLGAQQMGGYPAAKSWIGNLDPAFVQVPFPDGLHCTDTSFNLFSRRLAQLGIAPQRVAGVIMESYQGGGASFAPEEYVRELRSFCSRHEALLIMDEVQSGFGRTGRLFAFEHYGIAPDLVCLGKAVSGGLPVSAVAGRADVLDMHAPGSMTSTHGGNPVACASAAANLEVLLRDGLTEAAAATGHILRQGLEGLRQRHAGHIMAIHGRGMVQGIHVGRTEPDGTPCPDGALAFDVTERAFRKGLLLFAPVGTGGATIKICPPLIMQPDAVLEGIDVLTQCFDEALSAGTDR; from the coding sequence ATGGCCCCGCAATTCTGCACAACCCCTGTGCCGGTACCGCCTGTACACACAGGCTACAGACATATCGCCACACCGCTGCCGGTGCCGGAATCCCTTGCACTGCTGGAAGAAATGCGCGCCTGCGAACCCCGTTCGGTTGACTGCCAGCCGCCGCTGGTCTGGCACGGCGCACAGGGCGTGCAGGTATACGACCCCTACGGCAACATCTGGCTTGATTTCACCTCGGGCGTGCTTGTGACCAACATCGGCCACTGCCAGCCCGAAATGGTGCAGGCCGCCCGGGCAGAACTGGATGCACACCGTTTTTTTTCGTACTGCTTTGCCACTGAACCGCGTATCCGGCTGGCCCGCAGACTGGTGGACATGCTGCAACCGCACATAGGTACGGCATGCAAAGCCTTCATCATGAGCACCGGTTCCGAGGCAACGGAAAACGCCCTGAAACTCGCACGGGCGCACGGCCGCAGCCTGCATCCCGAAAAAAACGTCATCGTCAGCTTTGACCGCGCCTTTCACGGACGCACGCTGGGCGCGCAGCAGATGGGCGGGTACCCCGCAGCCAAAAGCTGGATAGGCAACCTTGATCCGGCATTTGTACAGGTGCCCTTTCCCGACGGACTGCACTGCACGGACACGTCATTCAACCTTTTCAGCCGGCGGCTGGCGCAGCTGGGCATCGCCCCGCAACGCGTGGCCGGTGTTATCATGGAAAGCTATCAGGGCGGCGGGGCCAGTTTTGCCCCCGAAGAATACGTACGCGAACTGCGCAGTTTCTGCTCCCGCCACGAGGCACTGCTCATCATGGATGAAGTGCAGTCCGGATTCGGCCGTACCGGCAGGTTGTTCGCCTTTGAACATTACGGCATCGCGCCGGACCTTGTCTGTCTGGGCAAGGCCGTAAGCGGCGGGCTGCCCGTTTCCGCCGTGGCAGGCAGGGCCGATGTGCTGGACATGCATGCCCCCGGTTCCATGACCAGCACGCACGGCGGCAACCCCGTGGCCTGCGCATCGGCAGCGGCCAATCTGGAGGTACTGCTGCGTGACGGACTGACAGAAGCTGCCGCCGCCACAGGGCACATTCTGCGGCAGGGTCTGGAAGGTCTGCGGCAGCGGCATGCGGGGCACATAATGGCCATACACGGCAGGGGCATGGTACAGGGCATCCACGTGGGCCGGACAGAACCGGACGGCACCCCCTGTCCGGACGGGGCGCTGGCTTTTGACGTGACAGAGCGGGCATTCCGCAAGGGCCTGCTGCTGTTCGCTCCCGTGGGCACAGGCGGCGCAACCATCAAAATATGCCCCCCGCTGATCATGCAGCCGGACGCCGTGCTCGAGGGGATCGACGTACTGACACAATGCTTTGATGAAGCCCTGTCCGCCGGGACAGACCGCTGA
- the iolB gene encoding 5-deoxy-glucuronate isomerase translates to MHPQTENSGSLLYRGCGRAGLHWAVTPQNAQLEFISAGTAVLARQETLSAGSPEDEWAVIPHSGRLLVSCTGLPQGTVIGGRKDVFAGQAHALYLPPGHTAVLTALDAAECAVVRVPAHADRCSPVPVVISPQDNGRRIVGREQWLRNVYDVIPPDFPAHRLVLGETYNLPGRWSSYPPHKHDTDAPPHETQHEEVYLFRLDKPQGFGVQHVYAPAGIRGPQLDECYAVRDFDVTVLPRGYHPVAAAPGYSLYYLWVLCGTQRRSIIADDPAHAWIHGLT, encoded by the coding sequence ATGCATCCACAGACAGAAAACAGCGGCAGTCTGCTGTACCGCGGCTGCGGGCGTGCGGGTCTGCACTGGGCCGTCACTCCGCAGAACGCGCAGCTGGAATTTATCAGCGCGGGCACCGCAGTGCTGGCGCGGCAGGAAACATTATCTGCCGGCAGCCCTGAAGACGAGTGGGCAGTCATACCGCACAGCGGCCGGTTGCTGGTTTCGTGCACGGGGCTGCCGCAAGGAACCGTCATTGGCGGCAGGAAAGACGTCTTTGCAGGGCAGGCCCACGCGCTGTATCTGCCCCCCGGACACACCGCCGTGCTGACAGCGCTGGATGCGGCGGAATGCGCCGTGGTACGCGTGCCTGCCCATGCCGACCGCTGCAGTCCGGTGCCGGTGGTCATCTCTCCTCAGGACAACGGACGCCGCATAGTGGGCCGTGAACAATGGCTGCGCAACGTCTATGATGTCATTCCGCCGGATTTTCCCGCACACCGGCTGGTGCTGGGAGAAACGTACAACCTGCCCGGCAGGTGGTCCAGTTATCCGCCCCACAAGCACGATACCGACGCCCCGCCGCATGAAACGCAGCACGAAGAGGTCTATCTGTTCCGGCTGGACAAGCCTCAGGGGTTCGGAGTGCAGCATGTGTACGCTCCCGCGGGCATCCGCGGGCCGCAGCTGGACGAATGTTACGCCGTGCGCGACTTTGATGTGACAGTGCTGCCCCGCGGCTATCATCCCGTGGCGGCAGCTCCGGGGTACAGCCTGTATTATCTGTGGGTGCTGTGCGGTACGCAGCGGCGCAGCATCATTGCTGACGACCCCGCCCACGCCTGGATACACGGGCTGACCTGA
- a CDS encoding ATP-grasp domain-containing protein — protein MKPCILIVGAGPNQLPAIEKALERGYEVAATDMNPQAPGLRKATYAGIADTRSPQQTVAFALSLHDRRPLNGVMTIASESAVTVAAVAEALGLPGTGTAAAMKATNKVLRQEAFAAAGVPAPLYARAQNAAQACAAAQRLGWPVVVKPADSAGARGVRKVPHPDAMDDAVAEIRRISQRPEFLVEEFLTGTEHSIEGIVLDGRIHWTGFSDRNYDRKELYPPYFLEDGDTLPTILAPQTLAAVHRAADMAVRALGITCGPVKGDILVDAAGPRVLEMAARLSGDYFCSETVPLHNGVRLLDMVMDQALGLPVDSARLIPDRCNGVALRYVWPRPGRVTAVTGLEEARSMPGVYAVRFEPHWQNLTTGTVISPATCMGERVASVMATGDTRQQAVSRAEAAVRCIRIETEPV, from the coding sequence ATGAAACCCTGCATACTGATAGTGGGCGCGGGCCCCAACCAGCTGCCCGCCATAGAAAAAGCCCTTGAGCGCGGATACGAGGTGGCCGCGACGGACATGAATCCGCAGGCACCGGGGCTGCGCAAAGCCACATATGCAGGCATCGCCGACACACGCAGTCCGCAACAGACCGTGGCGTTCGCCCTCAGCCTGCATGACCGCAGACCGCTGAACGGCGTGATGACCATCGCATCGGAAAGCGCCGTCACCGTGGCCGCCGTGGCCGAAGCCCTCGGCCTGCCCGGCACAGGTACCGCGGCCGCCATGAAGGCCACCAACAAAGTGCTGCGGCAGGAAGCTTTTGCCGCGGCGGGCGTACCCGCCCCTTTGTACGCACGGGCACAAAACGCCGCACAGGCATGCGCTGCCGCGCAAAGACTGGGCTGGCCCGTGGTGGTCAAACCGGCCGACAGTGCCGGAGCACGCGGCGTGCGCAAAGTGCCGCACCCGGATGCCATGGACGATGCCGTGGCGGAGATACGCCGCATTTCGCAACGGCCTGAATTTCTGGTGGAAGAATTTCTTACCGGCACCGAACACAGCATCGAAGGCATTGTACTGGACGGACGCATACACTGGACGGGTTTTTCTGACAGAAACTATGACCGCAAGGAACTGTATCCGCCCTATTTTCTGGAAGACGGAGACACCCTGCCGACCATTCTTGCCCCGCAGACTCTGGCAGCTGTGCACCGCGCCGCGGACATGGCGGTACGCGCACTGGGTATCACCTGCGGCCCTGTCAAAGGCGATATTCTTGTCGATGCCGCGGGGCCGCGTGTTCTGGAAATGGCTGCACGTCTTTCCGGTGATTATTTCTGCAGCGAAACCGTGCCGCTGCACAACGGAGTCCGCCTGCTGGACATGGTGATGGATCAGGCGCTGGGGCTGCCGGTGGATTCCGCACGCCTGATACCGGACCGCTGCAACGGCGTGGCCCTGCGGTATGTCTGGCCGCGTCCGGGCAGAGTGACCGCGGTGACAGGTCTGGAAGAGGCCCGGAGCATGCCGGGCGTATACGCCGTGCGCTTTGAACCGCACTGGCAGAACCTGACCACCGGCACTGTGATTTCTCCCGCCACATGCATGGGAGAGCGTGTTGCCTCCGTCATGGCCACGGGCGATACACGGCAGCAGGCCGTCAGCCGCGCCGAAGCGGCCGTGCGGTGCATCCGCATTGAAACAGAACCGGTGTGA
- a CDS encoding glycoside hydrolase codes for MNVYIFFHMNLMFSSVPESMRTELVRRCYTPLLDLAEEGCFPLGIEASGLTLELLHDCCPRWVSRLAGLVRDGACEFIGSGYAQIIGPLNPASVNMHNLRLGNSVYSSLLGVTPRLALVNEQAFSPGLVPLYRAAGYTGIIMEWENARQAHPHWEHHLQAAPQRVAGTRGESMDLLWNHSLPFQQFQRAVHDEVTPEEYLEGLRNRTGTDAALCLYGNDAEIFDFRPGRFCTEPELTGRSEWQTIRDLLCAVRALPGVRPVLPSQALKNTMPQRPALLHLESPAQPVPVKKQAKYNITRWGVTGVDDTGANTLCRRLARHFAACEGKNASDRPDSPAQSGHDSLWKELVYLCSSDFRTHIVPERWQAFRQRLLAFYETHMPHMPAGDALPATCTVPPQRVPAANRLLKLETPHTAITLNRNRGLAVQALRFGGVNTLPVAGTLALGTYDDMALGADFYSGHVTFEMPGEPKATDLVPVVPRITETARTIRVETQISRAPLLLHKSITLYKDTPRADIRYRFGAPLPAGSLRLGYITLTPQSYDRRTLRYATHNGGTEPEEHLLYGSSTDHGRAVSFLVSASCAAGMTEGTAEFGDARHGLRITLTGDSAAALCMVTYREASPSFFARIMFSLQEVDDTSRFGNGVRKVIPAPCFSFSITPYNR; via the coding sequence ATGAACGTCTACATTTTTTTCCACATGAATCTCATGTTCTCTTCCGTACCCGAATCCATGCGTACGGAGCTGGTCAGGCGATGCTATACGCCGCTGCTTGATCTGGCGGAAGAGGGCTGCTTTCCGCTGGGCATCGAAGCTTCCGGGCTGACCCTTGAGCTGCTGCACGACTGCTGCCCCCGATGGGTCAGCCGGCTGGCGGGGCTGGTCCGCGACGGCGCGTGCGAATTCATCGGCTCCGGCTATGCCCAGATCATCGGCCCCCTTAATCCGGCCAGTGTCAACATGCACAACCTGCGTCTGGGCAACAGCGTCTACAGCTCGCTGCTGGGCGTAACGCCGCGGCTGGCGCTGGTCAACGAACAGGCCTTTTCTCCGGGCCTTGTGCCTTTGTACCGTGCCGCCGGCTACACGGGCATCATCATGGAATGGGAAAACGCACGGCAGGCGCACCCGCACTGGGAGCACCATCTGCAGGCCGCCCCCCAGCGGGTTGCGGGCACGCGGGGTGAAAGCATGGACCTGCTGTGGAATCATTCACTGCCCTTTCAGCAGTTTCAGCGCGCCGTGCACGACGAAGTCACGCCGGAAGAATATCTGGAGGGCCTGCGAAACCGGACCGGTACGGACGCCGCCTTGTGTCTGTACGGCAATGATGCGGAAATTTTCGACTTCCGTCCGGGAAGGTTCTGCACCGAACCCGAACTGACCGGACGCAGCGAATGGCAGACCATCCGGGACCTGCTGTGCGCCGTGCGCGCCCTGCCGGGCGTCCGGCCCGTGCTGCCCTCGCAGGCGCTGAAAAACACCATGCCGCAGCGTCCGGCACTGCTGCATCTGGAAAGCCCCGCACAACCCGTCCCTGTAAAAAAGCAGGCCAAATACAACATCACCCGCTGGGGTGTGACCGGCGTGGACGACACCGGAGCAAACACGCTGTGCAGACGCCTTGCACGGCATTTCGCCGCCTGCGAAGGCAAAAACGCATCAGACCGGCCGGACAGCCCTGCACAAAGCGGGCATGACAGCCTCTGGAAAGAGCTTGTCTACCTGTGCTCAAGCGACTTCCGCACGCACATCGTACCGGAACGGTGGCAGGCATTCCGCCAGCGGCTGCTGGCATTTTATGAGACCCACATGCCGCATATGCCCGCCGGAGACGCGCTGCCCGCCACCTGTACCGTGCCCCCCCAGCGCGTGCCCGCCGCCAACCGCCTGCTGAAACTGGAAACACCCCATACAGCCATCACGCTCAACCGCAACCGCGGGCTGGCCGTACAGGCGCTGCGGTTCGGCGGCGTAAATACACTGCCCGTAGCGGGCACGCTGGCACTGGGCACATATGACGACATGGCGCTGGGGGCTGATTTCTATTCGGGACATGTGACATTTGAAATGCCCGGCGAACCCAAAGCCACTGATCTTGTGCCCGTGGTGCCCCGCATAACTGAAACAGCGCGGACAATCCGCGTGGAAACGCAGATCAGCCGCGCTCCGCTGCTCCTGCATAAAAGCATCACGCTGTATAAAGACACCCCCCGTGCGGACATACGCTACCGCTTCGGCGCTCCCCTGCCTGCGGGCAGCCTGCGGCTGGGGTACATCACCCTTACGCCGCAGTCCTATGACCGGCGCACGCTGCGTTATGCCACCCACAACGGCGGAACCGAACCGGAAGAACATCTTTTGTACGGCAGCAGCACAGACCACGGCAGAGCTGTATCGTTTCTGGTTTCGGCGTCATGCGCCGCCGGTATGACAGAAGGTACGGCGGAATTCGGCGACGCCCGCCACGGACTGCGCATCACACTGACCGGAGATTCGGCCGCTGCGCTGTGCATGGTGACCTACCGCGAAGCTTCTCCGTCTTTTTTTGCCAGAATCATGTTCTCGCTGCAGGAAGTGGATGACACGTCACGTTTCGGCAACGGTGTGCGCAAGGTCATACCAGCTCCCTGTTTTTCATTCAGCATAACCCCTTACAACCGCTGA